The proteins below are encoded in one region of Rhinolophus sinicus isolate RSC01 linkage group LG07, ASM3656204v1, whole genome shotgun sequence:
- the SLC5A5 gene encoding sodium/iodide cotransporter isoform X2, producing the protein MAAVGAEMRATFGAWDYAVFALMLLVSTGIGLWVGLARGGQRSAEDFFTGGRSLAALPVGLSLAASFMSAVQVLGVPAEAYRYGLKFLWMCLGQLLNSLLTATFYMPIFYRLGLTSTYQYLELRFSRAVRLCGTVQYLVATVLYTGIVIYAPALILNQVSGLDIWASLLSTGAICTFYTTVGGMKAVIWTDVFQVVVMLAGFWVVLARGIMIVGGPRQVLQLAQNHSRINLMDFDLDPRSRYTFWTFVVGGTIVWLSMYGVNQAQVQRYVACRTEKQAKLAAACGIVMFTLYLDCDPLLKGRISAPDQYMPLLVLDIFEDLPGVPGLFLACAYSGTLSTASTSINAMAAVTVEDLIKPRMPSLSSRRLIIISKGLSLIYGSACLIVAALSSLLGGGVLQGSFTVMGVLSGPLLGAFTLGMLLPACNTWGVFSGIAAGLALSLWVAVGSTLYPPSAQSMGVLPSSAAGCAESSANASGLLGPLFAPNASSEAPRMDPGRPILADSFYAISYLYYGALGTLSTILCGALVSYLTGPTKRNALPPGLLWCDLTQQTASVTPKEVATLDDSLVKGAEELSLRAKRPPDFLPTDNDHLLFLGQKEVNEASSGSWTTGRGHEDGHDLQETDL; encoded by the exons ATGGCCGCCGTCGGGGCGGAGATGCGGGCCACGTTCGGAGCCTGGGACTATGCGGTTTTCGCGCTCATGCTCCTCGTGTCCACAGGCATCgggctgtgggtggggctggcgcGGGGTGGGCAGCGCAGCGCGGAGGACTTCTTCACCGGGGGCCGGAGCCTGGCTGCCCTGCCGGTGGGCCTCTCGCTGGCCGCCAGTTTCATGTCTGCTGTGCAGGTGCTGGGCGTGCCCGCAGAGGCCTATCGCTACGGCCTCAAGTTCCTCTGGATGTGCCTGGGCCAGTTGCTCAACTCCCTGTTGACCGCCACCTTCTACATGCCAATATTCTACCGCCTGGGCCTCACCAGCACCTACCAG TACCTGGAGCTGCGTTTCAGCCGGGCTGTGAGGCTTTGCGGGACCGTGCAGTACTTGGTGGCCACA GTGCTGTACACGGGCATCGTGATCTACGCCCCTGCGCTCATCCTAAACCAAG TGAGTGGGCTGGATATCTGGGCGTCGCTCCTATCCACTGGAGCCATCTGCACCTTTTACACCACTGTG GGCGGCATGAAGGCTGTGATCTGGACCGATGTGTTCCAGGTCGTGGTGATGCTGGCTGGCTTCTGGGTTGTCCTGGCCCGTGGGATCATGATTGTAGGTGGGCCCAGGCAGGTGCTCCAGCTTGCTCAGAACCACTCCCGGATCAACCTGATGGA CTTTGATCTGGACCCACGGAGTCGTTACACATTCTGGACTTTTGTGGTGGGTGGCACGATAGTGTGGCTCTCAATGTATGGTGTGAATCAAGCCCAGGTGCAGCGTTATGTGGCCTGCCGCACGGAGAAGCAAGCCAAACT CGCTGCTGCCTGTGGTATCGTCATGTTCACACTCTATCTGGACTGCGACCCCCTCCTCAAAGGGCGTATTTCTGCCCCAGACCAG TACATGCCCCTGCTCGTACTGGACATCTTCGAGGACCTGCCTGGAGTCCCTGGGCTCTTTCTGGCCTGTGCCTACAGTGGCACCCTCAG CACTGCATCCACCAGCATCAATGCCATGGCTGCCGTAACTGTGGAGGACCTCATCAAACCACGGATGCCCAGCCTGTCCTCCCGGAGACTCATAATCATCTCCAAGGGGCTCT CACTCATCTATGGCTCGGCCTGTCTTATCGTGGCGGCTCTGTCCTCGCTGCTGGGGGGCGGTGTCCTCCAG GGCTCCTTTACCGTCATGGGTGTCCTCAGCGGCCCCCTCCTCGGAGCTTTCACTCTGGGAATGCTCCTCCCTGCCTGCAACACGTGG GGCGTCTTCTCCGGGATAGCTGCTGGCTTGGCGCTCTCGCTGTGGGTGGCGGTGGGCTCCACTCTGTACCCGCCCAGCGCGCAGTCCATGGGGGTCCTGCCGTCCTCGGCCGCCGGCTGTGCGGAGTCCTCAGCCAACGCCTCTGGCCTCCTGGGCCCGCTCTTTGCTCCCAACGCCTCCAGCGAGGCTCCCAG aatGGACCCTGGCAGACCCATCTTGGCTGACAGCTTCTACGCCATTTCCTATCTTTATTATGGTGCCCTGGGCACACTGAGCACCATTCTATGCGGAGCCCTTGTCAGCTACCTGACGG GCCCCACCAAGCGCAATGCACTGCCTCCTGGTCTGCTGTGGTGTGACCTCACACAGCAGACAGCATCGGTGACCCCCAAGGAAGTGGCCACCCTGGATGACAGCTTGGTGAAG gGGGCTGAGGAACTGTCCCTCAGAGCCAAGAGGCCTCCTGACTTCCTGCCCACCGATAATGACCATCTGCTCTTCCTGGGGCAGAAGGAGGTAAATGAAGCCAGCTCTGGCTCCTGGACCACCGGCCGTGGACATGAGGATGGTCATGATCTGCAGGAGACTGACCTCTGA
- the SLC5A5 gene encoding sodium/iodide cotransporter isoform X1 encodes MAAVGAEMRATFGAWDYAVFALMLLVSTGIGLWVGLARGGQRSAEDFFTGGRSLAALPVGLSLAASFMSAVQVLGVPAEAYRYGLKFLWMCLGQLLNSLLTATFYMPIFYRLGLTSTYQYLELRFSRAVRLCGTVQYLVATVLYTGIVIYAPALILNQVSGLDIWASLLSTGAICTFYTTVGGMKAVIWTDVFQVVVMLAGFWVVLARGIMIVGGPRQVLQLAQNHSRINLMDFDLDPRSRYTFWTFVVGGTIVWLSMYGVNQAQVQRYVACRTEKQAKLALLINQLGLFLIVFSAAACGIVMFTLYLDCDPLLKGRISAPDQYMPLLVLDIFEDLPGVPGLFLACAYSGTLSTASTSINAMAAVTVEDLIKPRMPSLSSRRLIIISKGLSLIYGSACLIVAALSSLLGGGVLQGSFTVMGVLSGPLLGAFTLGMLLPACNTWGVFSGIAAGLALSLWVAVGSTLYPPSAQSMGVLPSSAAGCAESSANASGLLGPLFAPNASSEAPRMDPGRPILADSFYAISYLYYGALGTLSTILCGALVSYLTGPTKRNALPPGLLWCDLTQQTASVTPKEVATLDDSLVKGAEELSLRAKRPPDFLPTDNDHLLFLGQKEVNEASSGSWTTGRGHEDGHDLQETDL; translated from the exons ATGGCCGCCGTCGGGGCGGAGATGCGGGCCACGTTCGGAGCCTGGGACTATGCGGTTTTCGCGCTCATGCTCCTCGTGTCCACAGGCATCgggctgtgggtggggctggcgcGGGGTGGGCAGCGCAGCGCGGAGGACTTCTTCACCGGGGGCCGGAGCCTGGCTGCCCTGCCGGTGGGCCTCTCGCTGGCCGCCAGTTTCATGTCTGCTGTGCAGGTGCTGGGCGTGCCCGCAGAGGCCTATCGCTACGGCCTCAAGTTCCTCTGGATGTGCCTGGGCCAGTTGCTCAACTCCCTGTTGACCGCCACCTTCTACATGCCAATATTCTACCGCCTGGGCCTCACCAGCACCTACCAG TACCTGGAGCTGCGTTTCAGCCGGGCTGTGAGGCTTTGCGGGACCGTGCAGTACTTGGTGGCCACA GTGCTGTACACGGGCATCGTGATCTACGCCCCTGCGCTCATCCTAAACCAAG TGAGTGGGCTGGATATCTGGGCGTCGCTCCTATCCACTGGAGCCATCTGCACCTTTTACACCACTGTG GGCGGCATGAAGGCTGTGATCTGGACCGATGTGTTCCAGGTCGTGGTGATGCTGGCTGGCTTCTGGGTTGTCCTGGCCCGTGGGATCATGATTGTAGGTGGGCCCAGGCAGGTGCTCCAGCTTGCTCAGAACCACTCCCGGATCAACCTGATGGA CTTTGATCTGGACCCACGGAGTCGTTACACATTCTGGACTTTTGTGGTGGGTGGCACGATAGTGTGGCTCTCAATGTATGGTGTGAATCAAGCCCAGGTGCAGCGTTATGTGGCCTGCCGCACGGAGAAGCAAGCCAAACT GGCCCTGCTCATCAACCAGCTGGGCCTCTTCCTGATTGTGTTCAGCGCTGCTGCCTGTGGTATCGTCATGTTCACACTCTATCTGGACTGCGACCCCCTCCTCAAAGGGCGTATTTCTGCCCCAGACCAG TACATGCCCCTGCTCGTACTGGACATCTTCGAGGACCTGCCTGGAGTCCCTGGGCTCTTTCTGGCCTGTGCCTACAGTGGCACCCTCAG CACTGCATCCACCAGCATCAATGCCATGGCTGCCGTAACTGTGGAGGACCTCATCAAACCACGGATGCCCAGCCTGTCCTCCCGGAGACTCATAATCATCTCCAAGGGGCTCT CACTCATCTATGGCTCGGCCTGTCTTATCGTGGCGGCTCTGTCCTCGCTGCTGGGGGGCGGTGTCCTCCAG GGCTCCTTTACCGTCATGGGTGTCCTCAGCGGCCCCCTCCTCGGAGCTTTCACTCTGGGAATGCTCCTCCCTGCCTGCAACACGTGG GGCGTCTTCTCCGGGATAGCTGCTGGCTTGGCGCTCTCGCTGTGGGTGGCGGTGGGCTCCACTCTGTACCCGCCCAGCGCGCAGTCCATGGGGGTCCTGCCGTCCTCGGCCGCCGGCTGTGCGGAGTCCTCAGCCAACGCCTCTGGCCTCCTGGGCCCGCTCTTTGCTCCCAACGCCTCCAGCGAGGCTCCCAG aatGGACCCTGGCAGACCCATCTTGGCTGACAGCTTCTACGCCATTTCCTATCTTTATTATGGTGCCCTGGGCACACTGAGCACCATTCTATGCGGAGCCCTTGTCAGCTACCTGACGG GCCCCACCAAGCGCAATGCACTGCCTCCTGGTCTGCTGTGGTGTGACCTCACACAGCAGACAGCATCGGTGACCCCCAAGGAAGTGGCCACCCTGGATGACAGCTTGGTGAAG gGGGCTGAGGAACTGTCCCTCAGAGCCAAGAGGCCTCCTGACTTCCTGCCCACCGATAATGACCATCTGCTCTTCCTGGGGCAGAAGGAGGTAAATGAAGCCAGCTCTGGCTCCTGGACCACCGGCCGTGGACATGAGGATGGTCATGATCTGCAGGAGACTGACCTCTGA
- the RPL18A gene encoding large ribosomal subunit protein eL20: MKASGTLREYKVVGRCLPTPKCHAPPLYRMRIFAPNHVVAKSRFWYFVSQLKKMKKSSGEIVYCGQVFEKSPLRVKNFGIWLRYDSRSGTHNMYREYRDLTTAGAVTQCYRDMGARHRARAHSIQIMKVEEIAASKCRRPAVKQFHDSKIKFPLPHRVLRRQHKPRFTTKRPNTFF, encoded by the exons ATGAAGGCCTCCGGCACG CTGCGAGAATACAAGGTGGTGGGGCGCTGCCTGCCCACCCCCAAGTGCCACGCGCCACCCCTCTACCGTATGCGCATCTTCGCGCCTAACCACGTTGTTGCCAAGTCTCGCTTCTGGTACTTTGTGTCTCAGCTGAAGAAGATGAAGAAGTCTTCAGGGGAGATTGTCTACTGTGGGCAG GTGTTTGAGAAATCCCCCCTGCGGGTAAAGAACTTTGGCATCTGGCTGCGCTACGACTCCCGCAGCGGCACCCACAACATGTACCGGGAGTACCGGGACCTGACCACCGCTGGTGCAGTCACCCAGTGCT ACCGAGACATGGGGGCCCGGCATCGTGCCCGTGCCCACTCCATCCAGATCATGAAGGTGGAAGAGATAGCGGCCAGCAAGTGCCGCCGGCCGGCGGTAAAGCAGTTCCAT GACTCCAAGATCAAGTTCCCGCTGCCCCACCGGGTCCTCCGTCGCCAGCACAAGCCACGCTTCACCACCAAGAGGCCCAACACTTTCTTTTAG
- the SLC5A5 gene encoding sodium/iodide cotransporter isoform X3, producing the protein MAAVGAEMRATFGAWDYAVFALMLLVSTGIGLWVGLARGGQRSAEDFFTGGRSLAALPVGLSLAASFMSAVQVLGVPAEAYRYGLKFLWMCLGQLLNSLLTATFYMPIFYRLGLTSTYQVLYTGIVIYAPALILNQVSGLDIWASLLSTGAICTFYTTVGGMKAVIWTDVFQVVVMLAGFWVVLARGIMIVGGPRQVLQLAQNHSRINLMDFDLDPRSRYTFWTFVVGGTIVWLSMYGVNQAQVQRYVACRTEKQAKLALLINQLGLFLIVFSAAACGIVMFTLYLDCDPLLKGRISAPDQYMPLLVLDIFEDLPGVPGLFLACAYSGTLSTASTSINAMAAVTVEDLIKPRMPSLSSRRLIIISKGLSLIYGSACLIVAALSSLLGGGVLQGSFTVMGVLSGPLLGAFTLGMLLPACNTWGVFSGIAAGLALSLWVAVGSTLYPPSAQSMGVLPSSAAGCAESSANASGLLGPLFAPNASSEAPRMDPGRPILADSFYAISYLYYGALGTLSTILCGALVSYLTGPTKRNALPPGLLWCDLTQQTASVTPKEVATLDDSLVKGAEELSLRAKRPPDFLPTDNDHLLFLGQKEVNEASSGSWTTGRGHEDGHDLQETDL; encoded by the exons ATGGCCGCCGTCGGGGCGGAGATGCGGGCCACGTTCGGAGCCTGGGACTATGCGGTTTTCGCGCTCATGCTCCTCGTGTCCACAGGCATCgggctgtgggtggggctggcgcGGGGTGGGCAGCGCAGCGCGGAGGACTTCTTCACCGGGGGCCGGAGCCTGGCTGCCCTGCCGGTGGGCCTCTCGCTGGCCGCCAGTTTCATGTCTGCTGTGCAGGTGCTGGGCGTGCCCGCAGAGGCCTATCGCTACGGCCTCAAGTTCCTCTGGATGTGCCTGGGCCAGTTGCTCAACTCCCTGTTGACCGCCACCTTCTACATGCCAATATTCTACCGCCTGGGCCTCACCAGCACCTACCAG GTGCTGTACACGGGCATCGTGATCTACGCCCCTGCGCTCATCCTAAACCAAG TGAGTGGGCTGGATATCTGGGCGTCGCTCCTATCCACTGGAGCCATCTGCACCTTTTACACCACTGTG GGCGGCATGAAGGCTGTGATCTGGACCGATGTGTTCCAGGTCGTGGTGATGCTGGCTGGCTTCTGGGTTGTCCTGGCCCGTGGGATCATGATTGTAGGTGGGCCCAGGCAGGTGCTCCAGCTTGCTCAGAACCACTCCCGGATCAACCTGATGGA CTTTGATCTGGACCCACGGAGTCGTTACACATTCTGGACTTTTGTGGTGGGTGGCACGATAGTGTGGCTCTCAATGTATGGTGTGAATCAAGCCCAGGTGCAGCGTTATGTGGCCTGCCGCACGGAGAAGCAAGCCAAACT GGCCCTGCTCATCAACCAGCTGGGCCTCTTCCTGATTGTGTTCAGCGCTGCTGCCTGTGGTATCGTCATGTTCACACTCTATCTGGACTGCGACCCCCTCCTCAAAGGGCGTATTTCTGCCCCAGACCAG TACATGCCCCTGCTCGTACTGGACATCTTCGAGGACCTGCCTGGAGTCCCTGGGCTCTTTCTGGCCTGTGCCTACAGTGGCACCCTCAG CACTGCATCCACCAGCATCAATGCCATGGCTGCCGTAACTGTGGAGGACCTCATCAAACCACGGATGCCCAGCCTGTCCTCCCGGAGACTCATAATCATCTCCAAGGGGCTCT CACTCATCTATGGCTCGGCCTGTCTTATCGTGGCGGCTCTGTCCTCGCTGCTGGGGGGCGGTGTCCTCCAG GGCTCCTTTACCGTCATGGGTGTCCTCAGCGGCCCCCTCCTCGGAGCTTTCACTCTGGGAATGCTCCTCCCTGCCTGCAACACGTGG GGCGTCTTCTCCGGGATAGCTGCTGGCTTGGCGCTCTCGCTGTGGGTGGCGGTGGGCTCCACTCTGTACCCGCCCAGCGCGCAGTCCATGGGGGTCCTGCCGTCCTCGGCCGCCGGCTGTGCGGAGTCCTCAGCCAACGCCTCTGGCCTCCTGGGCCCGCTCTTTGCTCCCAACGCCTCCAGCGAGGCTCCCAG aatGGACCCTGGCAGACCCATCTTGGCTGACAGCTTCTACGCCATTTCCTATCTTTATTATGGTGCCCTGGGCACACTGAGCACCATTCTATGCGGAGCCCTTGTCAGCTACCTGACGG GCCCCACCAAGCGCAATGCACTGCCTCCTGGTCTGCTGTGGTGTGACCTCACACAGCAGACAGCATCGGTGACCCCCAAGGAAGTGGCCACCCTGGATGACAGCTTGGTGAAG gGGGCTGAGGAACTGTCCCTCAGAGCCAAGAGGCCTCCTGACTTCCTGCCCACCGATAATGACCATCTGCTCTTCCTGGGGCAGAAGGAGGTAAATGAAGCCAGCTCTGGCTCCTGGACCACCGGCCGTGGACATGAGGATGGTCATGATCTGCAGGAGACTGACCTCTGA
- the SLC5A5 gene encoding sodium/iodide cotransporter isoform X4, whose amino-acid sequence MAAVGAEMRATFGAWDYAVFALMLLVSTGIGLWVGLARGGQRSAEDFFTGGRSLAALPVGLSLAASFMSAVQVLGVPAEAYRYGLKFLWMCLGQLLNSLLTATFYMPIFYRLGLTSTYQYLELRFSRAVRLCGTVQYLVATVLYTGIVIYAPALILNQVSGLDIWASLLSTGAICTFYTTVGGMKAVIWTDVFQVVVMLAGFWVVLARGIMIVGGPRQVLQLAQNHSRINLMDFDLDPRSRYTFWTFVVGGTIVWLSMYGVNQAQVQRYVACRTEKQAKLALLINQLGLFLIVFSAAACGIVMFTLYLDCDPLLKGRISAPDQYMPLLVLDIFEDLPGVPGLFLACAYSGTLSTASTSINAMAAVTVEDLIKPRMPSLSSRRLIIISKGLSLIYGSACLIVAALSSLLGGGVLQGSFTVMGVLSGPLLGAFTLGMLLPACNTWGVFSGIAAGLALSLWVAVGSTLYPPSAQSMGVLPSSAAGCAESSANASGLLGPLFAPNASSEAPRMDPGRPILADSFYAISYLYYGALGTLSTILCGALVSYLTGPTKRNALPPGLLWCDLTQQTASVTPKEVATLDDSLVKGAEELSLRAKRPPDFLPTDNDHLLFLGQKEVGK is encoded by the exons ATGGCCGCCGTCGGGGCGGAGATGCGGGCCACGTTCGGAGCCTGGGACTATGCGGTTTTCGCGCTCATGCTCCTCGTGTCCACAGGCATCgggctgtgggtggggctggcgcGGGGTGGGCAGCGCAGCGCGGAGGACTTCTTCACCGGGGGCCGGAGCCTGGCTGCCCTGCCGGTGGGCCTCTCGCTGGCCGCCAGTTTCATGTCTGCTGTGCAGGTGCTGGGCGTGCCCGCAGAGGCCTATCGCTACGGCCTCAAGTTCCTCTGGATGTGCCTGGGCCAGTTGCTCAACTCCCTGTTGACCGCCACCTTCTACATGCCAATATTCTACCGCCTGGGCCTCACCAGCACCTACCAG TACCTGGAGCTGCGTTTCAGCCGGGCTGTGAGGCTTTGCGGGACCGTGCAGTACTTGGTGGCCACA GTGCTGTACACGGGCATCGTGATCTACGCCCCTGCGCTCATCCTAAACCAAG TGAGTGGGCTGGATATCTGGGCGTCGCTCCTATCCACTGGAGCCATCTGCACCTTTTACACCACTGTG GGCGGCATGAAGGCTGTGATCTGGACCGATGTGTTCCAGGTCGTGGTGATGCTGGCTGGCTTCTGGGTTGTCCTGGCCCGTGGGATCATGATTGTAGGTGGGCCCAGGCAGGTGCTCCAGCTTGCTCAGAACCACTCCCGGATCAACCTGATGGA CTTTGATCTGGACCCACGGAGTCGTTACACATTCTGGACTTTTGTGGTGGGTGGCACGATAGTGTGGCTCTCAATGTATGGTGTGAATCAAGCCCAGGTGCAGCGTTATGTGGCCTGCCGCACGGAGAAGCAAGCCAAACT GGCCCTGCTCATCAACCAGCTGGGCCTCTTCCTGATTGTGTTCAGCGCTGCTGCCTGTGGTATCGTCATGTTCACACTCTATCTGGACTGCGACCCCCTCCTCAAAGGGCGTATTTCTGCCCCAGACCAG TACATGCCCCTGCTCGTACTGGACATCTTCGAGGACCTGCCTGGAGTCCCTGGGCTCTTTCTGGCCTGTGCCTACAGTGGCACCCTCAG CACTGCATCCACCAGCATCAATGCCATGGCTGCCGTAACTGTGGAGGACCTCATCAAACCACGGATGCCCAGCCTGTCCTCCCGGAGACTCATAATCATCTCCAAGGGGCTCT CACTCATCTATGGCTCGGCCTGTCTTATCGTGGCGGCTCTGTCCTCGCTGCTGGGGGGCGGTGTCCTCCAG GGCTCCTTTACCGTCATGGGTGTCCTCAGCGGCCCCCTCCTCGGAGCTTTCACTCTGGGAATGCTCCTCCCTGCCTGCAACACGTGG GGCGTCTTCTCCGGGATAGCTGCTGGCTTGGCGCTCTCGCTGTGGGTGGCGGTGGGCTCCACTCTGTACCCGCCCAGCGCGCAGTCCATGGGGGTCCTGCCGTCCTCGGCCGCCGGCTGTGCGGAGTCCTCAGCCAACGCCTCTGGCCTCCTGGGCCCGCTCTTTGCTCCCAACGCCTCCAGCGAGGCTCCCAG aatGGACCCTGGCAGACCCATCTTGGCTGACAGCTTCTACGCCATTTCCTATCTTTATTATGGTGCCCTGGGCACACTGAGCACCATTCTATGCGGAGCCCTTGTCAGCTACCTGACGG GCCCCACCAAGCGCAATGCACTGCCTCCTGGTCTGCTGTGGTGTGACCTCACACAGCAGACAGCATCGGTGACCCCCAAGGAAGTGGCCACCCTGGATGACAGCTTGGTGAAG gGGGCTGAGGAACTGTCCCTCAGAGCCAAGAGGCCTCCTGACTTCCTGCCCACCGATAATGACCATCTGCTCTTCCTGGGGCAGAAGGAG gtggggaaaTAA